The Bacteroidota bacterium genome includes a region encoding these proteins:
- a CDS encoding fibronectin type III domain-containing protein, producing the protein LKVENLSVTLGDTSGEASLHWDPIAKVKGYKIQMMEEATAPSPVPVPIPIPVPVPAPSDANWKSATPDVSTKSKMTATGLTPGKQTWFRVAAFNSAGTGAWSNPVGRIIS; encoded by the coding sequence CTTAAGGTGGAAAACCTTTCTGTTACGCTGGGCGATACCAGCGGAGAAGCTTCGCTGCACTGGGACCCTATTGCAAAAGTGAAGGGCTACAAAATTCAAATGATGGAGGAAGCAACGGCTCCATCTCCGGTTCCGGTTCCTATTCCAATTCCTGTTCCTGTTCCCGCTCCATCTGATGCAAACTGGAAAAGCGCAACGCCTGATGTTTCAACAAAAAGCAAAATGACGGCAACAGGTTTAACTCCCGGAAAACAAACATGGTTTCGGGTGGCGGCTTTCAATTCTGCCGGCACAGGCGCCTGGAGCAATCCGGTGGGAAGGATTATTTCGTAG